The Candidatus Endomicrobium procryptotermitis region ATTTCTTTTATTTTTAACGCGGCTTCTTTTATAGATATTGAAGTTCCCGAGCCTATTTCGTATTCGCAGCAGTTTTTTGTTTCTGTATTTAAAACCGCAAGATAGGCGCTTACTGCGTCGTCTATATAGACAAAATCTCTTTTTTGTCCGCCCGCCGTAAGATTAAATTCTGCACAATTTTTTATACAGCTTTCAATAAGAGAAGGAATAAATTTGTTTTTATCGTCATAAGGACCGTACATATAGGCGATTTTCATATTGATAAAATTAATTCGGTCGCAAAAGTATGCGCCCCATTGGGCAAATTGCCGTTTTGAAAGCGTATAATGGTGCATCTGCCCTTTTTTTGTATGGGGAAGCGTCGTTGCGGAATTAATGAACGATTTGACTTTATATTTTGCGGAAAGCTCTAAAAGCTCTAAAGGAAAATGCGAGTTTGAATATAATATTTGCGCCGCGCTTTCATTTTTTCTGCCGTAACAGGTCGCAGTATGAATAACTGCGTCTATATTTTTATGATTATTAAATATCCGTTCAAGTTCAGTTTTGTCTATATCATAACTTATGATATAGTCCGACAGG contains the following coding sequences:
- a CDS encoding NAD(P)-dependent oxidoreductase, whose translation is MKVLLTGATGFLGSSLLNALVKSNYDIIILKRSFSDICRIKALSDYIISYDIDKTELERIFNNHKNIDAVIHTATCYGRKNESAAQILYSNSHFPLELLELSAKYKVKSFINSATTLPHTKKGQMHHYTLSKRQFAQWGAYFCDRINFINMKIAYMYGPYDDKNKFIPSLIESCIKNCAEFNLTAGGQKRDFVYIDDAVSAYLAVLNTETKNCCEYEIGSGTSISIKEAALKIKEITKSNIKLNFGAVPYREEENTQMLLDVNKSSSLNWKAKYNFEDGIKKLISEEYQK